A stretch of Candidatus Anaeroferrophillus wilburensis DNA encodes these proteins:
- a CDS encoding sigma-54-dependent Fis family transcriptional regulator, translating to MRKMSNRILIIDDEKLIRESLSHLLTGAGYQVEVAADGSQARQLFADHDYALALIDLRLPDCSGIDLLKTFKAEPEQGPMCIMMTAYGSVDSAVQAMKHGAYDYVNKPFKSKEILLIVKLALEAGQLKREVRNIVKAQVKQYNIDNIIAVDPLMIKVLSVVKKVAANRDVSVLIQGESGTGKELIAKAIHYLSDRAAKPFVSINCASIPGNLLESELFGYERGAFTDAKARKQGLLEKAEGGTVFLDEIGDMDPSLQAKLLRVLEESKFRRLGSVNDINIDVRFLSATNQLLEKLIERGSFREDLYYRLKVINITIPPLRERKQDVEVLLKYYIDHFNSKLNKQVTGVSPGALSFLQQYPWPGNIRELKNAIERIMILEDGDLITEEHLPLEIISASREKGKFGVFLPREYDIRQGIDFNELVKSFSSYLIEEAMKIAGGNKAKTARLLSMDRGTLRYQIKKLEIEEE from the coding sequence ATCAGGAAGATGTCAAATCGAATACTTATTATTGATGATGAAAAACTGATCAGGGAATCGTTATCCCACCTGTTGACCGGGGCCGGCTACCAGGTTGAGGTGGCTGCTGATGGCAGTCAGGCCCGGCAGTTGTTTGCCGACCATGATTATGCTCTGGCGCTCATTGATTTGCGGCTGCCCGACTGCAGCGGTATTGATCTGCTGAAAACGTTCAAGGCGGAGCCGGAACAGGGTCCCATGTGCATCATGATGACCGCTTATGGTTCCGTGGATTCGGCAGTGCAGGCGATGAAGCATGGTGCCTACGATTATGTCAATAAGCCGTTCAAGTCAAAAGAGATTCTTTTGATTGTCAAACTGGCCTTGGAGGCCGGGCAGTTGAAGCGGGAAGTGCGCAATATTGTCAAAGCCCAGGTGAAGCAGTACAATATTGACAACATTATTGCGGTTGATCCTCTGATGATCAAGGTGCTGTCGGTGGTGAAGAAGGTTGCCGCCAACCGAGATGTCTCGGTTTTAATCCAGGGGGAAAGCGGTACCGGCAAGGAACTGATTGCCAAGGCAATTCATTACTTGAGTGACCGGGCGGCCAAACCGTTTGTCAGCATCAACTGCGCCTCCATTCCGGGAAATCTGCTGGAAAGCGAACTGTTCGGTTATGAGCGGGGGGCCTTTACGGATGCCAAGGCCCGCAAGCAGGGACTGCTGGAGAAAGCCGAAGGCGGGACGGTATTTCTTGATGAAATCGGCGACATGGACCCCTCCCTGCAGGCCAAACTGCTCCGCGTTCTGGAGGAGAGCAAATTCCGGCGGCTGGGCAGTGTCAACGATATCAATATCGACGTTCGTTTCCTCTCGGCCACCAACCAACTGTTGGAGAAACTGATCGAGAGGGGGTCATTCCGGGAGGATCTCTACTACCGCCTCAAAGTGATCAATATTACCATTCCGCCGTTGCGGGAACGGAAGCAGGACGTGGAAGTTTTGCTGAAGTACTATATTGACCACTTCAATTCCAAGCTGAACAAGCAGGTGACCGGGGTCAGCCCGGGGGCGTTGTCCTTTCTGCAGCAGTATCCGTGGCCGGGGAACATCCGTGAGCTCAAAAATGCCATTGAACGGATCATGATTCTGGAGGACGGTGATCTGATCACCGAGGAGCATCTGCCGCTGGAAATTATTTCCGCCAGTCGGGAAAAGGGCAAGTTCGGGGTTTTTCTGCCCCGGGAATACGATATCCGCCAGGGAATCGATTTCAACGAACTGGTGAAGTCGTTT